In a single window of the Callithrix jacchus isolate 240 chromosome 1, calJac240_pri, whole genome shotgun sequence genome:
- the GGT5 gene encoding glutathione hydrolase 5 proenzyme isoform X2, protein MARGCGATVGLALLGLGLALAVIVLAVVLSGHQFPCGPQAFAHAAVAADSKICSDIGRAILQQQGSPVDAAIAALVCTSVVNPQSMGLGGGVIFAIYNVTTGKVEVINARETVPASHAPSLLDQCAQALPLGTGTQWIGVPGELRGYAEAHRRHGRLPWAQLFQPTIALLRGGHVVPPVLSQFLHSSFLRPFLQASTLRQLFFNGTEPLRPQDPLPWPALATTLETVATEGADVFYTGRLGRMLVEDIAKEGSQLTLQDLANFQPEVVDALEVSLGDYTLYSPPSPAGGAILSLILNVLRGFNFSAESVARPEGRVNVYHHLVETLKFARGQRWRLGDPRSHPKLQNASWDLLGEALAQLIRQQINDRGDHQLSHYSLAGAWGHGTGTSHVSVLGEDGSAVAATSTINTPCVGLGGRRVATPPLLDLHPPDPMSPHLSLWGSTLLLPSFSSSISKGAPTPTSLAGKAAAGVAPSQDLPGIGWSRSEGCPDMGHSFGAMVYSPRTGIILNNELLDLCERCPQGSGTTISPENGDRMGGAPGRCWPPVPGERPPSSMVPSILINKAQGSKLVIGGSGGELIISAVAQAIMNKLWLGFDLRAAITAPILHVNSKGCVEYEPNFSQEVQRGLQDRGQNQTQRRFFLNVVQAVSQEGACVYAISDLRKGGEAAGY, encoded by the exons ATGGCACGGGGCTGCGGCGCCACAGTCGGTCTGGccctgctggggctggggctggcgcTGGCTGTCATTGTGTTGGCTGTAGTCCTCTCTGGCCACCAGTTCCCCTGTGGCCCCCAGGCTTTTGCCCACGCTGCTGTTGCTGCTGATTCCAAGATCTGCTCAGATATTGGACG AGCCATCCTCCAGCAGCAGGGCTCCCCCGTGGACGCCGCCATCGCAGCTCTGGTCTGCACCAGCGTCGTCAACCCTCAGAGCATGGGCCTGGGCGGAGGGGTCATCTTCGCCATCTACAATGTGACGACAG GGAAGGTGGAGGTCATCAACGCGCGGGAGACGGTGCCAGCCAGCCACGCTCCGAGCCTGCTGGACCAGTGTGCACAGGCTCTGCCACTGGGCACAG GGACCCAGTGGATCGGGGTGCCTGGGGAGCTCCGTGGCTACGCTGAGGCCCACCGTCGCCATGGCCGCCTGCCCTGGGCGCAGCTGTTCCAGCCCACCATCGCACTGCTCCGAGGAGGGCATGTGGTGCCCCCTGTCCTCAGCCAGTTCCTGCACAGCAGCTTCCTGCGGCCTTTCCTGCAGGCATCAACCTTGCG ccagcTCTTCTTCAACGGAACAGAACCCCTGAGGCCTCAGGACCCACTCCCATGGCCTGCACTGGCCACCACCCTAGAGACCGTGGCCACAGAGGGCGCAGATGTCTTCTACACGGGGAGGCTGGGCCGGATGCTGGTGGAGGACATTGCCAAGGAAG GGAGCCAGCTGACACTGCAGGACCTGGCCAATTTCCAGCCCGAGGTGGTGGACGCCCTGGAGGTGTCCCTGGGGGACTACACCCTGTACTCACCGCCATCGCCTGCAGGGGGTGCCATTCTCAGCCTCATTCTCAACGTGCTGAGAG GGTTCAACTTCTCAGCAGAGTCTGTGGCCAGGCCTGAAGGGAGGGTGAACGTGTACCACCACCTCGTGGAGACGCTCAAGTTTGCCAGGGGtcagaggtggaggctgggggACCCTCGAAGCCACCCGAAGCTCCAG AATGCCTCCTGGGACCTGCTGGGGGAGGCCCTGGCCCAGCTCATCCGCCAGCAGATCAATGACCGGGGGGACCACCAGCTCAGCCACTACAGCCTGGCCGGGGCTTGGGGCCATGGGACAGGCACCTCCCATGTGTCTGTGCTAGGGGAGGATGGCAGTGCCGTGGCTGCCACCAGCACCATCAACACACCGTGCGTGGGGCTTGGGGGAAGGCGGGTGGCCACTCCTCCTCTCCTAGACCTGCACCCTCCCGACCCCATGTCCCCTCACTTGTCCCTGTGGGGCAGCACCTTGCTTTtgccctctttctcctcctctattTCAAAAGGGGCCCCCACCCCGACATCTCTGGCTGGAAAAGCTGCTGCTGGGGTGGCCCCGAGCCAAGATTTACCTGGGATTGGGTGGTCTCGCTCAGAAGGCTGCCCTGATATGGGGCACAG CTTTGGAGCGATGGTGTACTCACCACGGACAGGCATCATCCTCAACAATGAGCTCCTGGACCTATGCGAGAGATGCCCCCAGGGCTCCGGCACCACCATCTCGCCTG AGAATGGAGACAGGATGGGTGGAGCTCCTGGAAGGTGCTGGCCCCCAGTTCCAGGCGAGCGTCCCCCGTCCTCCATGGTGCCCTCCATCTTGATCAACAAAGCCCAGGGGTCGAAGCTAGTGATTGGTGGGTCTGGCGGGGAGCTCATCATCTCTGCCGTGGCCCAG GCCATCATGAACAAGCTGTGGCTTGGCTTTGACCTGAGAGCGGCCATCACAGCCCCCATCCTGCATGTCAACAGCAAGGGCTGTGTGGAGTATGAGCCCAACTTCAGCCAG GAGGTGCAGAGGGGACTCCAAGACCGCGGCCAGAACCAGACCCAGAGGCGCTTCTTCTTGAACGTGGTCCAGGCTGTGTCCCAGGAGGGGGCCTGTGTGTATGCCATCTCGGACCTGAGGAAGGGTGGGGAGGCCGCAGGCTACTAA
- the GGT5 gene encoding glutathione hydrolase 5 proenzyme isoform X1 — protein MARGCGATVGLALLGLGLALAVIVLAVVLSGHQFPCGPQAFAHAAVAADSKICSDIGRAILQQQGSPVDAAIAALVCTSVVNPQSMGLGGGVIFAIYNVTTGKVEVINARETVPASHAPSLLDQCAQALPLGTGTQWIGVPGELRGYAEAHRRHGRLPWAQLFQPTIALLRGGHVVPPVLSQFLHSSFLRPFLQASTLRQLFFNGTEPLRPQDPLPWPALATTLETVATEGADVFYTGRLGRMLVEDIAKEGSQLTLQDLANFQPEVVDALEVSLGDYTLYSPPSPAGGAILSLILNVLRGFNFSAESVARPEGRVNVYHHLVETLKFARGQRWRLGDPRSHPKLQNASWDLLGEALAQLIRQQINDRGDHQLSHYSLAGAWGHGTGTSHVSVLGEDGSAVAATSTINTPCVGLGGRRVATPPLLDLHPPDPMSPHLSLWGSTLLLPSFSSSISKGAPTPTSLAGKAAAGVAPSQDLPGIGWSRSEGCPDMGHSFGAMVYSPRTGIILNNELLDLCERCPQGSGTTISPENGDRMGGAPGRCWPPVPGERPPSSMVPSILINKAQGSKLVIGGSGGELIISAVAQAIMNKLWLGFDLRAAITAPILHVNSKGCVEYEPNFSQRQCLALLLWLFSNSWPQVILLPWLPSGRDYRRCRGDSKTAARTRPRGASS, from the exons ATGGCACGGGGCTGCGGCGCCACAGTCGGTCTGGccctgctggggctggggctggcgcTGGCTGTCATTGTGTTGGCTGTAGTCCTCTCTGGCCACCAGTTCCCCTGTGGCCCCCAGGCTTTTGCCCACGCTGCTGTTGCTGCTGATTCCAAGATCTGCTCAGATATTGGACG AGCCATCCTCCAGCAGCAGGGCTCCCCCGTGGACGCCGCCATCGCAGCTCTGGTCTGCACCAGCGTCGTCAACCCTCAGAGCATGGGCCTGGGCGGAGGGGTCATCTTCGCCATCTACAATGTGACGACAG GGAAGGTGGAGGTCATCAACGCGCGGGAGACGGTGCCAGCCAGCCACGCTCCGAGCCTGCTGGACCAGTGTGCACAGGCTCTGCCACTGGGCACAG GGACCCAGTGGATCGGGGTGCCTGGGGAGCTCCGTGGCTACGCTGAGGCCCACCGTCGCCATGGCCGCCTGCCCTGGGCGCAGCTGTTCCAGCCCACCATCGCACTGCTCCGAGGAGGGCATGTGGTGCCCCCTGTCCTCAGCCAGTTCCTGCACAGCAGCTTCCTGCGGCCTTTCCTGCAGGCATCAACCTTGCG ccagcTCTTCTTCAACGGAACAGAACCCCTGAGGCCTCAGGACCCACTCCCATGGCCTGCACTGGCCACCACCCTAGAGACCGTGGCCACAGAGGGCGCAGATGTCTTCTACACGGGGAGGCTGGGCCGGATGCTGGTGGAGGACATTGCCAAGGAAG GGAGCCAGCTGACACTGCAGGACCTGGCCAATTTCCAGCCCGAGGTGGTGGACGCCCTGGAGGTGTCCCTGGGGGACTACACCCTGTACTCACCGCCATCGCCTGCAGGGGGTGCCATTCTCAGCCTCATTCTCAACGTGCTGAGAG GGTTCAACTTCTCAGCAGAGTCTGTGGCCAGGCCTGAAGGGAGGGTGAACGTGTACCACCACCTCGTGGAGACGCTCAAGTTTGCCAGGGGtcagaggtggaggctgggggACCCTCGAAGCCACCCGAAGCTCCAG AATGCCTCCTGGGACCTGCTGGGGGAGGCCCTGGCCCAGCTCATCCGCCAGCAGATCAATGACCGGGGGGACCACCAGCTCAGCCACTACAGCCTGGCCGGGGCTTGGGGCCATGGGACAGGCACCTCCCATGTGTCTGTGCTAGGGGAGGATGGCAGTGCCGTGGCTGCCACCAGCACCATCAACACACCGTGCGTGGGGCTTGGGGGAAGGCGGGTGGCCACTCCTCCTCTCCTAGACCTGCACCCTCCCGACCCCATGTCCCCTCACTTGTCCCTGTGGGGCAGCACCTTGCTTTtgccctctttctcctcctctattTCAAAAGGGGCCCCCACCCCGACATCTCTGGCTGGAAAAGCTGCTGCTGGGGTGGCCCCGAGCCAAGATTTACCTGGGATTGGGTGGTCTCGCTCAGAAGGCTGCCCTGATATGGGGCACAG CTTTGGAGCGATGGTGTACTCACCACGGACAGGCATCATCCTCAACAATGAGCTCCTGGACCTATGCGAGAGATGCCCCCAGGGCTCCGGCACCACCATCTCGCCTG AGAATGGAGACAGGATGGGTGGAGCTCCTGGAAGGTGCTGGCCCCCAGTTCCAGGCGAGCGTCCCCCGTCCTCCATGGTGCCCTCCATCTTGATCAACAAAGCCCAGGGGTCGAAGCTAGTGATTGGTGGGTCTGGCGGGGAGCTCATCATCTCTGCCGTGGCCCAG GCCATCATGAACAAGCTGTGGCTTGGCTTTGACCTGAGAGCGGCCATCACAGCCCCCATCCTGCATGTCAACAGCAAGGGCTGTGTGGAGTATGAGCCCAACTTCAGCCAG agacaatgtcttgctttgttgctctggctgttctcaaactcctggcctcaagtgattctcctgccttggctcccaagtGGCCGAGACTATAG GAGGTGCAGAGGGGACTCCAAGACCGCGGCCAGAACCAGACCCAGAGGCGCTTCTTCTTGA
- the GGT5 gene encoding glutathione hydrolase 5 proenzyme isoform X3 — MARGCGATVGLALLGLGLALAVIVLAVVLSGHQFPCGPQAFAHAAVAADSKICSDIGRAILQQQGSPVDAAIAALVCTSVVNPQSMGLGGGVIFAIYNVTTGKVEVINARETVPASHAPSLLDQCAQALPLGTGTQWIGVPGELRGYAEAHRRHGRLPWAQLFQPTIALLRGGHVVPPVLSQFLHSSFLRPFLQASTLRQLFFNGTEPLRPQDPLPWPALATTLETVATEGADVFYTGRLGRMLVEDIAKEGSQLTLQDLANFQPEVVDALEVSLGDYTLYSPPSPAGGAILSLILNVLRGFNFSAESVARPEGRVNVYHHLVETLKFARGQRWRLGDPRSHPKLQNASWDLLGEALAQLIRQQINDRGDHQLSHYSLAGAWGHGTGTSHVSVLGEDGSAVAATSTINTPFGAMVYSPRTGIILNNELLDLCERCPQGSGTTISPENGDRMGGAPGRCWPPVPGERPPSSMVPSILINKAQGSKLVIGGSGGELIISAVAQAIMNKLWLGFDLRAAITAPILHVNSKGCVEYEPNFSQRQCLALLLWLFSNSWPQVILLPWLPSGRDYRRCRGDSKTAARTRPRGASS, encoded by the exons ATGGCACGGGGCTGCGGCGCCACAGTCGGTCTGGccctgctggggctggggctggcgcTGGCTGTCATTGTGTTGGCTGTAGTCCTCTCTGGCCACCAGTTCCCCTGTGGCCCCCAGGCTTTTGCCCACGCTGCTGTTGCTGCTGATTCCAAGATCTGCTCAGATATTGGACG AGCCATCCTCCAGCAGCAGGGCTCCCCCGTGGACGCCGCCATCGCAGCTCTGGTCTGCACCAGCGTCGTCAACCCTCAGAGCATGGGCCTGGGCGGAGGGGTCATCTTCGCCATCTACAATGTGACGACAG GGAAGGTGGAGGTCATCAACGCGCGGGAGACGGTGCCAGCCAGCCACGCTCCGAGCCTGCTGGACCAGTGTGCACAGGCTCTGCCACTGGGCACAG GGACCCAGTGGATCGGGGTGCCTGGGGAGCTCCGTGGCTACGCTGAGGCCCACCGTCGCCATGGCCGCCTGCCCTGGGCGCAGCTGTTCCAGCCCACCATCGCACTGCTCCGAGGAGGGCATGTGGTGCCCCCTGTCCTCAGCCAGTTCCTGCACAGCAGCTTCCTGCGGCCTTTCCTGCAGGCATCAACCTTGCG ccagcTCTTCTTCAACGGAACAGAACCCCTGAGGCCTCAGGACCCACTCCCATGGCCTGCACTGGCCACCACCCTAGAGACCGTGGCCACAGAGGGCGCAGATGTCTTCTACACGGGGAGGCTGGGCCGGATGCTGGTGGAGGACATTGCCAAGGAAG GGAGCCAGCTGACACTGCAGGACCTGGCCAATTTCCAGCCCGAGGTGGTGGACGCCCTGGAGGTGTCCCTGGGGGACTACACCCTGTACTCACCGCCATCGCCTGCAGGGGGTGCCATTCTCAGCCTCATTCTCAACGTGCTGAGAG GGTTCAACTTCTCAGCAGAGTCTGTGGCCAGGCCTGAAGGGAGGGTGAACGTGTACCACCACCTCGTGGAGACGCTCAAGTTTGCCAGGGGtcagaggtggaggctgggggACCCTCGAAGCCACCCGAAGCTCCAG AATGCCTCCTGGGACCTGCTGGGGGAGGCCCTGGCCCAGCTCATCCGCCAGCAGATCAATGACCGGGGGGACCACCAGCTCAGCCACTACAGCCTGGCCGGGGCTTGGGGCCATGGGACAGGCACCTCCCATGTGTCTGTGCTAGGGGAGGATGGCAGTGCCGTGGCTGCCACCAGCACCATCAACACACC CTTTGGAGCGATGGTGTACTCACCACGGACAGGCATCATCCTCAACAATGAGCTCCTGGACCTATGCGAGAGATGCCCCCAGGGCTCCGGCACCACCATCTCGCCTG AGAATGGAGACAGGATGGGTGGAGCTCCTGGAAGGTGCTGGCCCCCAGTTCCAGGCGAGCGTCCCCCGTCCTCCATGGTGCCCTCCATCTTGATCAACAAAGCCCAGGGGTCGAAGCTAGTGATTGGTGGGTCTGGCGGGGAGCTCATCATCTCTGCCGTGGCCCAG GCCATCATGAACAAGCTGTGGCTTGGCTTTGACCTGAGAGCGGCCATCACAGCCCCCATCCTGCATGTCAACAGCAAGGGCTGTGTGGAGTATGAGCCCAACTTCAGCCAG agacaatgtcttgctttgttgctctggctgttctcaaactcctggcctcaagtgattctcctgccttggctcccaagtGGCCGAGACTATAG GAGGTGCAGAGGGGACTCCAAGACCGCGGCCAGAACCAGACCCAGAGGCGCTTCTTCTTGA
- the GGT5 gene encoding glutathione hydrolase 5 proenzyme isoform X4, protein MARGCGATVGLALLGLGLALAVIVLAVVLSGHQFPCGPQAFAHAAVAADSKICSDIGRAILQQQGSPVDAAIAALVCTSVVNPQSMGLGGGVIFAIYNVTTGKVEVINARETVPASHAPSLLDQCAQALPLGTGTQWIGVPGELRGYAEAHRRHGRLPWAQLFQPTIALLRGGHVVPPVLSQFLHSSFLRPFLQASTLRQLFFNGTEPLRPQDPLPWPALATTLETVATEGADVFYTGRLGRMLVEDIAKEGSQLTLQDLANFQPEVVDALEVSLGDYTLYSPPSPAGGAILSLILNVLRGFNFSAESVARPEGRVNVYHHLVETLKFARGQRWRLGDPRSHPKLQNASWDLLGEALAQLIRQQINDRGDHQLSHYSLAGAWGHGTGTSHVSVLGEDGSAVAATSTINTPFGAMVYSPRTGIILNNELLDLCERCPQGSGTTISPENGDRMGGAPGRCWPPVPGERPPSSMVPSILINKAQGSKLVIGGSGGELIISAVAQAIMNKLWLGFDLRAAITAPILHVNSKGCVEYEPNFSQEVQRGLQDRGQNQTQRRFFLNVVQAVSQEGACVYAISDLRKGGEAAGY, encoded by the exons ATGGCACGGGGCTGCGGCGCCACAGTCGGTCTGGccctgctggggctggggctggcgcTGGCTGTCATTGTGTTGGCTGTAGTCCTCTCTGGCCACCAGTTCCCCTGTGGCCCCCAGGCTTTTGCCCACGCTGCTGTTGCTGCTGATTCCAAGATCTGCTCAGATATTGGACG AGCCATCCTCCAGCAGCAGGGCTCCCCCGTGGACGCCGCCATCGCAGCTCTGGTCTGCACCAGCGTCGTCAACCCTCAGAGCATGGGCCTGGGCGGAGGGGTCATCTTCGCCATCTACAATGTGACGACAG GGAAGGTGGAGGTCATCAACGCGCGGGAGACGGTGCCAGCCAGCCACGCTCCGAGCCTGCTGGACCAGTGTGCACAGGCTCTGCCACTGGGCACAG GGACCCAGTGGATCGGGGTGCCTGGGGAGCTCCGTGGCTACGCTGAGGCCCACCGTCGCCATGGCCGCCTGCCCTGGGCGCAGCTGTTCCAGCCCACCATCGCACTGCTCCGAGGAGGGCATGTGGTGCCCCCTGTCCTCAGCCAGTTCCTGCACAGCAGCTTCCTGCGGCCTTTCCTGCAGGCATCAACCTTGCG ccagcTCTTCTTCAACGGAACAGAACCCCTGAGGCCTCAGGACCCACTCCCATGGCCTGCACTGGCCACCACCCTAGAGACCGTGGCCACAGAGGGCGCAGATGTCTTCTACACGGGGAGGCTGGGCCGGATGCTGGTGGAGGACATTGCCAAGGAAG GGAGCCAGCTGACACTGCAGGACCTGGCCAATTTCCAGCCCGAGGTGGTGGACGCCCTGGAGGTGTCCCTGGGGGACTACACCCTGTACTCACCGCCATCGCCTGCAGGGGGTGCCATTCTCAGCCTCATTCTCAACGTGCTGAGAG GGTTCAACTTCTCAGCAGAGTCTGTGGCCAGGCCTGAAGGGAGGGTGAACGTGTACCACCACCTCGTGGAGACGCTCAAGTTTGCCAGGGGtcagaggtggaggctgggggACCCTCGAAGCCACCCGAAGCTCCAG AATGCCTCCTGGGACCTGCTGGGGGAGGCCCTGGCCCAGCTCATCCGCCAGCAGATCAATGACCGGGGGGACCACCAGCTCAGCCACTACAGCCTGGCCGGGGCTTGGGGCCATGGGACAGGCACCTCCCATGTGTCTGTGCTAGGGGAGGATGGCAGTGCCGTGGCTGCCACCAGCACCATCAACACACC CTTTGGAGCGATGGTGTACTCACCACGGACAGGCATCATCCTCAACAATGAGCTCCTGGACCTATGCGAGAGATGCCCCCAGGGCTCCGGCACCACCATCTCGCCTG AGAATGGAGACAGGATGGGTGGAGCTCCTGGAAGGTGCTGGCCCCCAGTTCCAGGCGAGCGTCCCCCGTCCTCCATGGTGCCCTCCATCTTGATCAACAAAGCCCAGGGGTCGAAGCTAGTGATTGGTGGGTCTGGCGGGGAGCTCATCATCTCTGCCGTGGCCCAG GCCATCATGAACAAGCTGTGGCTTGGCTTTGACCTGAGAGCGGCCATCACAGCCCCCATCCTGCATGTCAACAGCAAGGGCTGTGTGGAGTATGAGCCCAACTTCAGCCAG GAGGTGCAGAGGGGACTCCAAGACCGCGGCCAGAACCAGACCCAGAGGCGCTTCTTCTTGAACGTGGTCCAGGCTGTGTCCCAGGAGGGGGCCTGTGTGTATGCCATCTCGGACCTGAGGAAGGGTGGGGAGGCCGCAGGCTACTAA
- the GGT5 gene encoding glutathione hydrolase 5 proenzyme isoform X5 has protein sequence MAACPGRSCSSPPSHCSEEGMWCPLSSASSCTAASCGLSCRHQPCEPLRPQDPLPWPALATTLETVATEGADVFYTGRLGRMLVEDIAKEGSQLTLQDLANFQPEVVDALEVSLGDYTLYSPPSPAGGAILSLILNVLRGFNFSAESVARPEGRVNVYHHLVETLKFARGQRWRLGDPRSHPKLQNASWDLLGEALAQLIRQQINDRGDHQLSHYSLAGAWGHGTGTSHVSVLGEDGSAVAATSTINTPCVGLGGRRVATPPLLDLHPPDPMSPHLSLWGSTLLLPSFSSSISKGAPTPTSLAGKAAAGVAPSQDLPGIGWSRSEGCPDMGHSFGAMVYSPRTGIILNNELLDLCERCPQGSGTTISPENGDRMGGAPGRCWPPVPGERPPSSMVPSILINKAQGSKLVIGGSGGELIISAVAQAIMNKLWLGFDLRAAITAPILHVNSKGCVEYEPNFSQRQCLALLLWLFSNSWPQVILLPWLPSGRDYRRCRGDSKTAARTRPRGASS, from the exons ATGGCCGCCTGCCCTGGGCGCAGCTGTTCCAGCCCACCATCGCACTGCTCCGAGGAGGGCATGTGGTGCCCCCTGTCCTCAGCCAGTTCCTGCACAGCAGCTTCCTGCGGCCTTTCCTGCAGGCATCAACCTTGCG AACCCCTGAGGCCTCAGGACCCACTCCCATGGCCTGCACTGGCCACCACCCTAGAGACCGTGGCCACAGAGGGCGCAGATGTCTTCTACACGGGGAGGCTGGGCCGGATGCTGGTGGAGGACATTGCCAAGGAAG GGAGCCAGCTGACACTGCAGGACCTGGCCAATTTCCAGCCCGAGGTGGTGGACGCCCTGGAGGTGTCCCTGGGGGACTACACCCTGTACTCACCGCCATCGCCTGCAGGGGGTGCCATTCTCAGCCTCATTCTCAACGTGCTGAGAG GGTTCAACTTCTCAGCAGAGTCTGTGGCCAGGCCTGAAGGGAGGGTGAACGTGTACCACCACCTCGTGGAGACGCTCAAGTTTGCCAGGGGtcagaggtggaggctgggggACCCTCGAAGCCACCCGAAGCTCCAG AATGCCTCCTGGGACCTGCTGGGGGAGGCCCTGGCCCAGCTCATCCGCCAGCAGATCAATGACCGGGGGGACCACCAGCTCAGCCACTACAGCCTGGCCGGGGCTTGGGGCCATGGGACAGGCACCTCCCATGTGTCTGTGCTAGGGGAGGATGGCAGTGCCGTGGCTGCCACCAGCACCATCAACACACCGTGCGTGGGGCTTGGGGGAAGGCGGGTGGCCACTCCTCCTCTCCTAGACCTGCACCCTCCCGACCCCATGTCCCCTCACTTGTCCCTGTGGGGCAGCACCTTGCTTTtgccctctttctcctcctctattTCAAAAGGGGCCCCCACCCCGACATCTCTGGCTGGAAAAGCTGCTGCTGGGGTGGCCCCGAGCCAAGATTTACCTGGGATTGGGTGGTCTCGCTCAGAAGGCTGCCCTGATATGGGGCACAG CTTTGGAGCGATGGTGTACTCACCACGGACAGGCATCATCCTCAACAATGAGCTCCTGGACCTATGCGAGAGATGCCCCCAGGGCTCCGGCACCACCATCTCGCCTG AGAATGGAGACAGGATGGGTGGAGCTCCTGGAAGGTGCTGGCCCCCAGTTCCAGGCGAGCGTCCCCCGTCCTCCATGGTGCCCTCCATCTTGATCAACAAAGCCCAGGGGTCGAAGCTAGTGATTGGTGGGTCTGGCGGGGAGCTCATCATCTCTGCCGTGGCCCAG GCCATCATGAACAAGCTGTGGCTTGGCTTTGACCTGAGAGCGGCCATCACAGCCCCCATCCTGCATGTCAACAGCAAGGGCTGTGTGGAGTATGAGCCCAACTTCAGCCAG agacaatgtcttgctttgttgctctggctgttctcaaactcctggcctcaagtgattctcctgccttggctcccaagtGGCCGAGACTATAG GAGGTGCAGAGGGGACTCCAAGACCGCGGCCAGAACCAGACCCAGAGGCGCTTCTTCTTGA